AATCTGGGTACAAGCTTCGTTTTATAAAATATATAACTATACATCATCGTATTGATACCAAGCATGAAAAGTGGACCTAGCATAAATGTCCAGTCATGTATTGCTTTTAGGATTATGCCTGAAGAGTGAAATGATGAAGGATCTGGGGCTCCTGCTGCTACGAATTCTCGGCTTAGGGTTAAGAGGGACAAGACACTGATGACACCAACTGTAATAATAATCGCTTCCAGAAACCTGAAGCAAACGTGCCAAAGGGCGATTGTTTCATTATACTGTCTTAACAATGGAAACATGGTTGTGGCCGTTCCAACCGCTGAAACAACTAGCATTAATTCCATTACAGCTCCGAGTATCACTTGGTTGGCGTGTTCGGAACCTTTTAGTAAATAATCGGGACCGTTTAAGATCGGATCATATAAGTTTAGACCTATCACTGCTGTAACAGCAGCAAGTATAAACAAGACTCCCACAATTTTTGCAGTTTTTCTGTTTAAATTCATTTATCTATCCCCTCACGTCATAAATTCAAAAATGTTAATCATTGATCGTTCTTACTGCTTTGTTTGATCCCCATAAAAGAATACTTCTTCCAATGGTAAGTTGAAGGCATGAGCGATGCGAAAAGCTAGTTCCAGTGATGGGGAGTAGTTTCCCTTTTCGAGAGCTACGATGGTTTGCCTGGTTACTCCCACCTTGTCAGCCAACTGCTGCTGTGTCATTTCATCATGGTTGAATCGTAATTTACGGATGTGATTGCCGACAAGATTTTTACCCATTTCTACACTCCTCTCCGATAGTGATAAAGTTTTGTAACCGAGCCAGTGACATCTGAAATGAAACCTGCAGAAATCAGAATAATGAACATCACATGCAACGGTTGATAGAAGACCAGCGATCCCATTGCAAAAAGAAAACCAATGACAAACACAAAAAATGAATTTCGGAACGCTTTCAAGTCAATTAACTTATCTAATTCATCCGCAAATGCAGGTTCTTTTTCATTGGTGGTGAGTCTAAATACAATGTTGAAAAGAATGCTGATGATGATATGTGCAACGATTGAAAATAAAGTCAGGTAAAGGACGAAGGAACCCCAATAATGAAAAACCTCACTCGACTCCACTCCCTCTCCTGGGTATCGCGGGTACATGAACAAACAATACGAGACGAAAATGAGAATAGCACTAATGACCGAAACAATACTTTTCTTTTCTTGATACGTCATGATTCACCTCTCCGTGTATGATTATTTTTACATGAAGTTAAACTTGTTATACTAAATGTAAAGTAAACTATACATTGAGTCAAGTGTATTTTACAAAAATAGGCATTTAAAAATTAAAAATGACCGAACATACATATGTCCGGTCTAGCAAAAATGGTAGCCATCAAGGGATTGGTTTAATTTAAGAAAGATTCCACTTAGTCGTCAAATGTCTTGTACTTATTTCTGTTCCAGTTTACTCACTTTTCTCTTTACGTCAGCCACCTCTTTGAATAAAGGCTCAACATCTGAGTTAACATCCAACTCCAATGCTGTTGTTAATTTAATGGTTAGTTAACTTTTAACTTGAAAGAATAAAAGGAAAAATTGAATGATATGTTAAAATAGGTATATAGATTGTGAAAGCAATAATTTGAGTTAAATGGGGATTTAATAATGAACCGAACTTGCAATCAATGCCAAGCTGAAATGATAAAAGATTGTAAAGTAAGTGTTGAATATGACGTTTCTGGAATTTCGATTAGCCAGAAGCGTAAAGGACTATTCAATAGTGTTTCTGCAAAGACTAAAGCATCTGTATGTCCAAATTGTGGTTTTGTAGCTCTCTATATTGATGAGTACGAAAAATTTAATAAATAATTACATCTTCAGTAACAGGAATTTTAATAGAATAGGTGTAACAATAAATACGCTCAGAGGTCTATAACTCTGAGCGTATTTATTTGTTATTAGATGTACGATTTCCACTGTGAATTATGGAGTTATTTACTCGACCTGCTGCCATGCTCATAGGCGGAGAATATCCGGCTAATGTATATGGGGAAGCTTAAGAAGCAAATATAAGCGGAGAAATTCCGGTTAACTGCTCTAAGTAAGACAAAATCCAACGATTTCGATCATATAACCGGAAAACCTCCGCTTATTTTTAAGGATTTATACTGATTTTTCGATTTAGCAGGAATTTTTCCGGTTATTTTTAAATACAGTGAAATCAACACTCAGCTATAACAGAGTCAAAAATTAAAGGTTCGCTGTTCCTTATTCGTCTACGATCATTCTGAGACCTTCTTCACTAAAAACGCTGAATTCTCCAACACTGAAAACCCATTTTTTTGATAAAAATGATAAGCTGGAACGGTTTTTTCAGTAGCTAATGTTATATGCTGAACATTTTCAACTCTTAATCTATCGTTTAGTAGAGTAAGAAAAATACTACCTACACCTTGACTTTGAATTTCTCTTGAAATAAAGAATTCCTTAATAAAATATTCTCGACCTTCCCACCAGTTAAAAATATAACCTAATGAACAGCCAATCAGCTTTTCATTTTCATCAAATATAGCGAATGAGAGCGAGTTATGATTTTCTGTTAAGTCTTTCATATATAGGTCTAATTGTTCTTTATTCCACTTATCAAACCAAGGTTCATTTGAAAATACATCTAAAAATAACTTTTTCATTTCTTCGTGATCACTTGTTTTTAAAAAACTAACCTTCATTTAATTGATCCTCCTATGTACTTAAACTAGAATGGTGCCCACCTATAATTATGTAGCTATCTCTTATAGCAAAGCATATTAACTTCAGTGAAACCCTGGGTTGTTGCTGTTAAAAACTAATTTCAGGCAGTTGGATGCATTGCCAAATGCTTACATCGCATTGGCCATATTCATTATCACCCACAGCCATCACCGTGCCATCCGATTTTAGACCGATAGTATGGGCACAACCCGCGGCGATTGCCACAATATCTCGCCAATCATTTACATTACATTGGCCAAACTTATTCCACCCCACCGCCACTACAGTACCGTCCGACTTAAGGCCGATGGTATGATTACTCCCCACCGCGATCTCCACAAGGTCTCGCCATTCACTCACTTCACATTGGTTATGTTTATTCAAGCCAACAGCCATCACCGTTCCGTCCGATTTAAGACCGATGGTATGAAGATAACCAGCCTTAACTGCTACAATAATGCACCAGTCGCTTACATTGCATTGGCGATATCGATTATTCCCAACAGCTGTCACCGTTCCGTCCATTTTAAGACCGATGGTATGCCAATCTCCTGCTGCGACCGCTATAATATCATGCCAGCCGCTTACATTGCATTCGCCATCATTATTTCGTCCCACTGCTACCACCGTTCCATCAGATTTAACTCCAATGGTACGACGCCACCCTGCCGCGACAGCTACAATATCATGCCATTCGTTTACATCGCATTGGTGATCATTATTCCACCCCACCGCCACTACAGTACGGTCAGATTTAAGACCGATGGTATGGGCATTACCCGTGTTTGTCGCCATATGAACATTACCTGCCGCTACCGCCACAATATCATTCCAGCCGCTTACATCACATTGGCCCAATTTATTATCACCCACAGCTGTCACCGTTCCATCGGAGTTAAGCCCAACAGTATGACGACGCCCCCCAGCAATGGTATCTTTTGGCCACACTTTCAGCTTTAACTGCCCTTCTTTTGGTAAAATGTAATCCATTGTTCACCTCTATGAGTATTAAAACCGTAAAAAAACCCTGCTACGCCAATGCAACTAGAGGGCACTTCCATTTATTTTAATTCTAGTTTAAACCTAAGTAATATCTACTTTTATAAATTTTTTTGATAGCCACTCCACATTAGAAAGTAAAAGATAGTCATCCTCTTCAATGACCCAATCAATCCTGCTAAAGTGAAGTAGGAAGCATCTTTTTGATTCCCTCAATCCTGTTAGTCTACAAAAACGCCCCAACCGTCAGAAAAACCACCAAGTGGTTTACTTAAGTCATTTAATTTATTCTGGATTTTAATTAATTCATTATAATTTAATAACATTCTGTTAGAGCAACAACATACCCACTCTTCCGTTTCGTCGTCTTGCTCTAAGAAGCAATTAAATCCTTCTGCCTTTAGTACTTGCGATAATTTTTCACCTGTCGCTTTATTAGGCACAGCAACAAAAAAGTCTATTGATTGTTGTTTTTTTAAATCTAATCCATCTTTATATAGACTATGTAAAGCATTTCCATCAGTATCATTTGGAAATTTCATGAGTTTTTCGTCCATATTCTAGTACTTTCATTGTTATTATTATCATTCACTTATAACTTTCGACTAACCATAAATTTTTATTGTTGTACCCTGTTTTTCCACCAACGTAGACATTAGAGGCTACACTTTGATTCAATTTTTCTACAATCCTCTGCAAATACAGGGTGGTGGCAGACACAAGATTTTAGTTAAGATTGTCGTAAAAGGGGTCATACTTAGAAAGTATGTTCAATTTATTTAAAGATTTAGAAGTTATAGTAACATTATAAACAATTTTTTCTATGGTCTCCCATTTTCATATGGCTTTAAAATCCCATACAAAGTTTCAATGACAGGAACATCCACGTGGTGTTTGCCTGCCAAACGCAGTGCCCCTCCATGTAAATGCTCGACTTCAATCGGAAGCCCTTTTCTTAAATCTTGATGCATGGAGGATGTTGCTTCTTTTTTAAAACCTAGTAATGTCTTCGTTACAGTCTCTACTTCTTGATCAGTCAAGAAAATCCCCTCTTGACCAGCGAGCATGGTCATCTCACGAATTACCCTTTTGGCGACAGCAAAAGTAGCCTTTGTACTTGCAATAAAACCTGATGGCAGCTGCATTGCTGATGTGACCCCAGAAAACGCTGTAATAAATATGTACTTCTTCCACATGCTTTTTAAAATATTTTCTTCCCTTACCAATTTCGTTTTCACTAGAGTACGTAAACCTTCTAGTTGCTCACATATTTCTATTTGCTGCTCATGAAGAATCCCAAATTTAAACGTACTGCTTCCACTTGTATGCTCAACGTGACCTTGTTCATTTAACGTGGCAATAATAGAGGCAAATCCTCCTATCACTCTTTCTTTTCCGATGGCTTGCTGTAGTCTTTCCATATGCTCCATCCCATTCAACAAAGGCAACACAAAGGCACCCGTCTGCTGAACAATAGTTTGAACCTGCGGGATCACTTGGTTAAGATGATACCCTTTGACAGCCAGTATGACTAAGTCAATATTTCTTACATTGTCAGGAGATGTATAGATTGATACCTCTCTGCTTTCAAAGTTACCTTCTGGGCTATATATCTTCAGACCTTCATTTGTTAGTTGAGCTGCCCGTTTTTCTCTGACAAAAAATGAAACATTTTGACCTACTTCTAATAGTCTCCCGCCTAAATATGCACCTATTGCACCGGCACCTAGTACTAAAATATTCATAAACGTAAAATCTCCTCTCTCCGCTTTATTCTCTTACTATTATACTACTATCCGAGTTTATAAGGGGAAACCTGGAAGTATTCTGGGATGTAATTAGGGCATAGAGATGTCAATAATCACCAATGCTGAAGCCACTGCCAACCACTTTTAACTTTGTAACTATTTCTAATGGAAGTCCAACCATAAAGGTTTAAAAGCCTTTAAGTGACATTTTTTTGATTTAGTACTTTAATAAGTTAAAACTTTACTTTATTATTAAACTAAACTATTAAACTTCATAGAAATAGAAAAGGTTGAACTGTCTCAGAAAGGATGAAGATTTTATGAATGAATTATCTACGAAAAAGAAAGTTGCGATTCTCGGCAGCAGCGGCGGAAACCTGTTTTATTTGGGAGGCAAAGAACCTGAAAAACTATTAGAGGAGCTTCTTTTGCAAATCGAAGCTGCTGGAATGGTGTGCGGTACGTTACAGTTCATCGCAGCAAAAGCCTCTATGGACGCCGTTAAGGAACATACTCCGGCTGAACTGTATAGCTGGGATGAAAGCACTCGGAAACCAACTGTCATAGCAAAAGGAACAATTGCGGACGTAAACACTACTGCTTCCCAACTTGATTCTGAGATCGCTGCAAAAATTACCAAAGGTGAAATTGATGCCGTTATTTTCATGAGTGCAGATCCTAATGGAGCCAATAAAAGTGCCGTTGATGCGGCTGCAGCCAAGAACTTGCCAGCAACAGGAACCGGTGGTACCTCGATGGCGGCGATTGCTTCAAAGGGAGTAAATGTAATATCCACTTCAGGTACGACGGGAACAACCAATCGAACACGAGCGGTTACTTTTCTTACATCATTAAGTAAGCATTTTGGTGTTTCATACCGGCCAATCATCGGTAAACCAATAAACAACAATCAACTAGAAAAAACATCTGTTCTGCCGCTTCAACGAATAAATCTACGTGGAATGATGCTGTCGTCTCTTCCTGGTTTTATTGCAATGGCTCTTGTGTTAGCTTTGAGCAAGATTCCAGGATTAACAATGCTTGGAGAAGTATTCGATCTGATGATTAACGCTCTTCCTGTTATTCTAGCCGTCGTAGCAGCGAAACAAGTAGCAGATTTTGATGATGTCTCGATTGTGGCAGGAATTGTGGCTGGTGTTTTATCTGTGAAAGGTGGACTTATCGGTGGGATAATCGGAGGTATTTTAGCCGGACTTTTGGTTCAATACATATTTAGAAAATGTGTCGAGTGGAAGTTCCCCGCAACAACCGTCAATATTGCAGCAGGCGGGATTGCTGGGTTGATTTCTGGATTGGCTGTCTTCTTCCTCATTGCTCCGGTTGCCTTATGGCTAGGTGAAGGGATCCGCTCATTACTGGACCTGCTAGTTTCTACTAATGGAGTACTTGCTGGTCTAATTGCTGGGCTCCTCATTTGGCCGGCGATTATTGGCGGCGTCTATCACGCGGCAATTCTTCCGATTGTTCTGTTAGAAATGGAAAAGACGGGGAACAGCTTTTTAGGTGCGGTTGACATGGCAGGATTGGTAATGGTATCAGCGGGAATTACCCTCGCCAATATTGTTTCACCTCGGGATAAAGGCGAAGCTGCGGTGGCTGCTCCTGGATTTGCCATTAATATGGGCTTTGGTACATTTGTAGAAGCCGCTTATCCGTTTATGTTTTCCAACAAATATATCTTTGCGGGAGCGATTCTTTCATCTGGATTAGGAGGATTACTGGTGGGACTTTTTGATGTACGAGGAACGGCCTATGTTCCATCCTTTATGGCACCACTTTTATCCAATAATATGAGTGGCTTTATCATCGCAATGGCTGGAAGTTTAGTTTGTTCGTTTCTCATTACCTTTTCCATTAATAAAATCAATGTGAAAAAGAGTAAAAATATGGTTGGTAAGCAGCAACCTAATAATATACCAAGTTAATAAATATCAGCTGATCCATTACAAAAGAGTCTATCTGCTAATATGGTACCTATAGATAGGACACTTGAAAAAGAGTGTTTCATCTTTAGGTATTTTTTTTATACTTGAATCTTACGATATGGGGATTAGGGGACGGCTATGAGAAAAAATACATTTTCTGATAAAGAAATAAAAATACTTCAAAAGAATCCAAATGTCCACCGTGTAAGCAGTTTAGTTATTACATATTCGGATGACTTTAAAAATATATTTTTGGATGAATAAACTAGGTTAGTCTATGTCTAGGCGAGGGAACTGTGGGATAATGCCCCGATGGAGTCGTTTTTTGGCTATTTAAACGATGAGGTAGACTATAAATCCTGTAAATCATTAGAAGAACTAAAGGCGAAAATAAATCATTATATGGTTTACTATAACAATTACCGTTATCACTGGAAATTAATAAAGATGATCCCTATCCAATATAGGAATCATCTTTTAGCTGCTTAACTCTTTTTTTCATGTGTCCTTGACATGGGTGCCATTTTACTGTTTCCAGCCGTTTTAAGACAATCTATTTAACTACTTTTTCTTTCTTTTTGCTTTCATCGATTGGCCCTGGAGAAATGCTCTGGTCATTGGCAGTCAGATCGATACCATAGTCTTTTGCAAACACTATATGTGTTTCTACTAATACATCTGCAGTATTTTCATCCAAATTAAAAACCCTTGCACCGCGTAATCTGTTTCGATCTGCACCCGGAAGACCATATGTACCAAACCCGGTATTTCCTGCATAACCAAGCAGGATGCCATAGTAGTTACCCATGTAGTTGTTTACATGATCATGGCCGCAGAAAACCCCTTTGACATCTCCCCTCTCAAGCATAGCTGAGAACATGCCGCTATTGACTGGGCCTGGACATTCCTCTTCATTTCTTTCTCCGACAATATTGTGCTTGTTGACAGCATTAGCGTGGTTTTCGTCCGTTCTCCTATCAACACTCGCAAACCACATATATCGATGTTCCCACAGTGGAATATGAATAAATACAAGAGAAGGAACCTTGTGACCCCATTGTTTCTCTAATTTTTTTGAGGTTTCGTAATACCAGTTTACTTGGTTAAATCGAAGCCAGTCCCAGGTTGGATATCCCTTAAAGTCCTGACCAGCAATCGTATCAGGAGCATATCTTCCACTGTCAAGCAACCAAAGATTAAAAGCAGCGTCCGTACCTTTGGAATTTTTGATAATGAGATTCATATTTCCTGTTCCCGTAATATCCTTTACACTCGGCTTGTTGAAATTGTATTTGTAAGACATGTAAATTTCGAGCATGTCTTCTTCATTAAGACCACTTTTTGGAGTGGAGTCCTCATCATGGTTTCCATATGTAATTGCCCACTTTATCCCTCTCTGTTCCATAGGTTGTGCCACATTATTTATTGCTTGTTTCATCTGATGAGGTGTATCACAGCCACCTGAAATGTTGTCGCCGTTTAGGACAACAAAATCTGGTTTTTCAGTATCAAGAACTTTTTCCATTAACTCGATCGTACGACGGTCAATGTTTTCATCATCTTGGGTATCGTTAAACTGAACAATCTTGAATTTTCCATCCGGCTTGAATTGAAGCTTGATATCCTCATTTGCTGCGGCATGTACCTTATCCGTGAACATATTAGCCGGAATGCCCGCTGACCCTAGTGTTAAGGCCAATGTACTCAACCCGCCGATTTTGATAAAGCGTCGTCTGTCTAATCCCTTTTGCAAATCATAATTAATCATAATTTAATGTCCACATCCCTTTATAGAAATATAATAGCAAAGTAGATCTATAAAAAGAGTAACAGGGAAGTTTTAATTCTGTGTTTATACTATGTAAATTATTAGTGTAAATTTGGTAAAGATTGCATATGTTAAAACATTAAGTAGATTAACCTTTAGAACATCCATTTAAGTCTATAACAAAAAGAGCTCACACGAATGGGCTCTTACACTTAATTTTTTTAAAACTCCAGAAATAACTTCGGATGCCGATGCTGTTTTCAACGATGTTATATTAGGTCGCGGTGTAATGTCTTTGATCTTTACTTGTATTCTTATTTAGTATTACTGAACGCGCTTTATAAAGACAGGATACTATCGATTTCTAGTCTGTATCGCTTTAATGTTTTTGGGGTGGTCTATTAGTTTTTATGTTGCTTTAATCATTAGCATTTCCTTTATTTTATTTATGAATAAAAAGAAAAATGGTCGTTATTTTCTAGGTGGATAGATTACATAAATTTATTGAAATAACCGTCGTTATTTTAACCGGTTCTGTTTTGAGATGGAAAACATCAATTAAATATAAAGTTAGAGTCTGATTTAGAAACGAAATCAGACTCTTTTTGTTGATATTTCAGCTTTTATTTCTAGAATGCCAAAATTTCTCCTCATAAAACAAAACTTATTAGCTCCATTATTAACAACCCCCCGTTATTTAATTTCCCTTCAATCTAGAAGACAAACGACTATTTCATCTTAATCTTTCTTCAATTTTCTTTTTCGGGAAATAACCACCATTTTTATTTGGTTCCTTTTCATTACGATTCATAGAAATCGTCCCTATATTCATATAGCTTACCTCTAAAACCTCCCAGCCCTCATGCTGTACTAATTCATCTGAAAGCTGCCTGTATCTTCTCACAGCCAAATTCTTAGCAGGAACTTTAATAGGTGTTATTTCAAATGTTGCTTTTAAAATGCTATTTACAAAAGAATAGTTAAGTAATTTTTCACCCTCCTCTTTATCATAAAACTCAAGGATCTCTTTCACGATTTCTTCTGTAAGCGGCTGTGCTATTTCTCTTGGCTGACTTTCAATAGAGTCTTTATTTAACTTTTCTTCGAAATCAACATTTAATTTTTGTACAGAGTCTATAGGATCAGCCTGAGAATCAGTTTATGTTATTCCTACATCTTCCTGATTTATTATGGACTGATTCTTTTCAGATTCAGAATTACAAGCAGACAATAAAACGATAAATACCGCCATATTATGGAAAAATTTTTCGATAACGATCCTTTCTGCATCTCATTTTTTTAAAATTGAACATATGATAAAAATTACATTGATATTATGTAAAGTTAGTTAATAAAATACATTCAAATCGAAATAGTCTGCATTTCTGCTATTTGGCATGCACTTTAAAGAGGTTTCACTTAACAAAAAAATTCAAAGTATCGTTGATTATGAAATGATCATTATGTAAGCCGAGGAGTTACCATATGAAGACATTAATTCATTTAAATAACATAGAAAAAAAGTTTGGCAGTCAAAATGTGATTAATCCTCTAGAATTCTCTGTTTATGAAGGAGAGTTTTTGACGATGCTCGGGCCGAGCGGCTGCGGGAAAACGACCCTATTGCGGATGATTGCCGGATTTGAGCCTCCGACGAGTGGAGATATCTATTTACTTCAAAATAACATCACTGATTTGCCGCCTTACAAACGGGATATGAACATGGTTTTTCAACATTATGCACTTTTCCCCCATATGAATGTAGAAAATAACATCCTCTTCGGTTTGCGTATGAAGGGAATTAGCGGTAAAGAACAAAAAATGAGACTAGAAAATGTACTCGAGCTTACTCGACTTACCGATTTACGCCACCACAAGCCCCACCAATTATCGGGAGGACAACAGCAACGGGTAGCCATCGCCAGAGCCATCATCAACAAGCCCAAGGTATTACTGCTGGACGAACCTCTTGGAGCCTTAGATTATCAATTGCGAAAAAGCTTGCAGCTAGAGTTAAAGAGCTTGCAAAAGGAAATCGGCATTACCTTTATTTATGTCACACATGACCAGGAAGAAGCTCTTACCATGTC
This genomic stretch from Neobacillus niacini harbors:
- a CDS encoding RCC1 domain-containing protein codes for the protein MDYILPKEGQLKLKVWPKDTIAGGRRHTVGLNSDGTVTAVGDNKLGQCDVSGWNDIVAVAAGNVHMATNTGNAHTIGLKSDRTVVAVGWNNDHQCDVNEWHDIVAVAAGWRRTIGVKSDGTVVAVGRNNDGECNVSGWHDIIAVAAGDWHTIGLKMDGTVTAVGNNRYRQCNVSDWCIIVAVKAGYLHTIGLKSDGTVMAVGLNKHNQCEVSEWRDLVEIAVGSNHTIGLKSDGTVVAVGWNKFGQCNVNDWRDIVAIAAGCAHTIGLKSDGTVMAVGDNEYGQCDVSIWQCIQLPEISF
- a CDS encoding GNAT family N-acetyltransferase, with amino-acid sequence MKVSFLKTSDHEEMKKLFLDVFSNEPWFDKWNKEQLDLYMKDLTENHNSLSFAIFDENEKLIGCSLGYIFNWWEGREYFIKEFFISREIQSQGVGSIFLTLLNDRLRVENVQHITLATEKTVPAYHFYQKNGFSVLENSAFLVKKVSE
- a CDS encoding ABC transporter ATP-binding protein; this encodes MKTLIHLNNIEKKFGSQNVINPLEFSVYEGEFLTMLGPSGCGKTTLLRMIAGFEPPTSGDIYLLQNNITDLPPYKRDMNMVFQHYALFPHMNVENNILFGLRMKGISGKEQKMRLENVLELTRLTDLRHHKPHQLSGGQQQRVAIARAIINKPKVLLLDEPLGALDYQLRKSLQLELKSLQKEIGITFIYVTHDQEEALTMSDRIAILNNGKIEQAGTPQEIYRQPNNEFIATFIGENNIFHNGMRTYCVRPENVKVYRKGTIPLGKAPNGNIIEVIFSGNHTKVYIYFEQDQKTVVAYDYPDTPTDWKTGDAVDLDWNDGAEVRLD
- a CDS encoding PTS sugar transporter translates to MNELSTKKKVAILGSSGGNLFYLGGKEPEKLLEELLLQIEAAGMVCGTLQFIAAKASMDAVKEHTPAELYSWDESTRKPTVIAKGTIADVNTTASQLDSEIAAKITKGEIDAVIFMSADPNGANKSAVDAAAAKNLPATGTGGTSMAAIASKGVNVISTSGTTGTTNRTRAVTFLTSLSKHFGVSYRPIIGKPINNNQLEKTSVLPLQRINLRGMMLSSLPGFIAMALVLALSKIPGLTMLGEVFDLMINALPVILAVVAAKQVADFDDVSIVAGIVAGVLSVKGGLIGGIIGGILAGLLVQYIFRKCVEWKFPATTVNIAAGGIAGLISGLAVFFLIAPVALWLGEGIRSLLDLLVSTNGVLAGLIAGLLIWPAIIGGVYHAAILPIVLLEMEKTGNSFLGAVDMAGLVMVSAGITLANIVSPRDKGEAAVAAPGFAINMGFGTFVEAAYPFMFSNKYIFAGAILSSGLGGLLVGLFDVRGTAYVPSFMAPLLSNNMSGFIIAMAGSLVCSFLITFSINKINVKKSKNMVGKQQPNNIPS
- a CDS encoding ketopantoate reductase family protein, translated to MNILVLGAGAIGAYLGGRLLEVGQNVSFFVREKRAAQLTNEGLKIYSPEGNFESREVSIYTSPDNVRNIDLVILAVKGYHLNQVIPQVQTIVQQTGAFVLPLLNGMEHMERLQQAIGKERVIGGFASIIATLNEQGHVEHTSGSSTFKFGILHEQQIEICEQLEGLRTLVKTKLVREENILKSMWKKYIFITAFSGVTSAMQLPSGFIASTKATFAVAKRVIREMTMLAGQEGIFLTDQEVETVTKTLLGFKKEATSSMHQDLRKGLPIEVEHLHGGALRLAGKHHVDVPVIETLYGILKPYENGRP
- a CDS encoding DUF4386 domain-containing protein: MNLNRKTAKIVGVLFILAAVTAVIGLNLYDPILNGPDYLLKGSEHANQVILGAVMELMLVVSAVGTATTMFPLLRQYNETIALWHVCFRFLEAIIITVGVISVLSLLTLSREFVAAGAPDPSSFHSSGIILKAIHDWTFMLGPLFMLGINTMMYSYIFYKTKLVPRFISILGMTGATCVFICSFFVMFGVFPQISFWGAILAVPVAANEMILAVWLIVKGFNENAITSLAAKSERKATI
- a CDS encoding helix-turn-helix transcriptional regulator; amino-acid sequence: MGKNLVGNHIRKLRFNHDEMTQQQLADKVGVTRQTIVALEKGNYSPSLELAFRIAHAFNLPLEEVFFYGDQTKQ
- a CDS encoding metallophosphoesterase family protein — protein: MINYDLQKGLDRRRFIKIGGLSTLALTLGSAGIPANMFTDKVHAAANEDIKLQFKPDGKFKIVQFNDTQDDENIDRRTIELMEKVLDTEKPDFVVLNGDNISGGCDTPHQMKQAINNVAQPMEQRGIKWAITYGNHDEDSTPKSGLNEEDMLEIYMSYKYNFNKPSVKDITGTGNMNLIIKNSKGTDAAFNLWLLDSGRYAPDTIAGQDFKGYPTWDWLRFNQVNWYYETSKKLEKQWGHKVPSLVFIHIPLWEHRYMWFASVDRRTDENHANAVNKHNIVGERNEEECPGPVNSGMFSAMLERGDVKGVFCGHDHVNNYMGNYYGILLGYAGNTGFGTYGLPGADRNRLRGARVFNLDENTADVLVETHIVFAKDYGIDLTANDQSISPGPIDESKKKEKVVK
- a CDS encoding ribonuclease E inhibitor RraB, whose translation is MKFPNDTDGNALHSLYKDGLDLKKQQSIDFFVAVPNKATGEKLSQVLKAEGFNCFLEQDDETEEWVCCCSNRMLLNYNELIKIQNKLNDLSKPLGGFSDGWGVFVD